Part of the Rhizobium sp. WYJ-E13 genome is shown below.
ATGAGTGAGTTCCGTCTCGCTTTTCCGGCGTGCGTCGTCGCCGGGAAGCATCGGCTGACGGCCGAAGACATTGTCCTGCTGCGCAAACACACCTTTCCGGAGGGAATCCGGACATCCGATCATGTCGTGGTGATGTTGGCGCTCAATAGTTCCTGCCCCGAAAAATGCTCCGAATGGAATACGTTCTTCGTCGAGCAGCTGGCAGGCTTCATCGTCGATTACACTTATCCGCAGGGCTCACTGGACGAGATCAATGTCGCATGGATCATGCGCATGTTCACGACCGACGGCGTCGTCAATTCCGCGCTCGAGCTCGAGCTCATCCTGCATGTCATGGAACTCAGCGCCTATGTTCCCGATGAGCTGCGGGCGCTGGCGCTCGACCAGCTTCGCCTGGCGCTGTCAGAGGATATTGGTGGCTACAGGCTGACCCGCGCCACCGACCGTAGAAGCATCGCGCGCCAGGATGTCGACTATGTCATGCGGATTCTGAGAAGCGTCAGCGAAGGCGGTATCATCGGCGTTTCTCCGGTGGAATACGGAGTCCTGCAGCGTATCGAGGCAGCAACCCAGCCCGGCGCCAATCACCAGCGCTGGGGCGAGATCATGGCTGCCGTCGAGCTCAGGGACTATGCCGAACCCAGACGGAGCCGTTGGCTGCGCATCATCGATGAAGAGCCGGTCGTCGAAGCTGTCGTTGCCTGATCTGCCGTGATCCGTCAGCCCGATTGTGCGTTCCGGCTTTTTATGCGTAAAACTCCGGAACGCATTTCCTGGGTGGAGTCTCGATGTTCAAGAAAATCCTGATCGCGAATCGCGGCGAGATTGCCTGCCGCGTGATCAAAACTGCGCGCCGTATGGGCATTGCCACCGTTGCGGTCTATTCGGATGCCGATCGGGATGCCCTGCATGTCGAAATGGCCGATGAGGCCGTCCATATAGGCCCTGCCCCGGCTGCCGAAAGCTATCTCGTCGCCGAGAAGATCATTGCTGCCTGCAAGGAGACCGGTGCTGAAGCCGTGCACCCCGGTTATGGCTTCCTGTCGGAACGCGCCTCCTTCTGCGAGGCGCTGGAAAAGCAAGGCATCATCTTCATCGGCCCGAAGCCCAAAGCCATCATGGCGATGGGCGACAAGATCGAATCGAAGAAATTCGCCAATGCCGCCAAGGTCTCGACGGTGCCGGGATACCTCGGTGTGATCGAAGACGCCGCACATGCCGAAAAGATTGCAGCCGAAATCGGCTATCCCGTGATGATCAAGGCATCGGCCGGCGGTGGCGGCAAGGGCATGCGCATTGCCTGGACGCAAGCGGAAGTGCGCGACGGTTTCGACCGCGCCCGCTCGGAAGCCAAAAGCTCCTTCGGTGACGACCGCGTGTTTATCGAAAAATATGTGGTCGATCCGCGTCATATCGAAATCCAGGTGCTGGCGGACGCCCACGGCAGTGTCGTTTATCTCGGCGAGCGCGAATGCTCGATCCAGCGCCGGAACCAGAAGGTTGTCGAAGAGGCACCCTCGCCTTTCCTCGACGAGAAGACTCGGGCCGCCATGGGCGAACAGTCGGTGGCGTTGGCAAAGGCTGTCGACTATCAGAGCGCCGGCACGGTGGAGTTCATCGTGGATCGTGATCGCAATTTCTATTTCCTCGAAATGAACACCCGCCTGCAGGTCGAGCATCCTGTGACGGAACTCGTGACCGGCATCGACCTCGTCGAGCAGATGATCCGTGTCGCCGCCGGTGAAAAGCTGCCCTTCGCCCAGAAGGACATCAAGCTGAACGGCTGGGCGGTCGAAAGCCGCCTCTATGCCGAAGATCCCTACCGCAACTTCCTGCCCTCGATCGGCCGCCTGACGCGCTATCGGCCGCCGGCAGAGGGCCGCACTGGCGACGTGATCATCCGCAACGATACCGGCGTCTTCGAAGGTGCCGAAATCTCCATGTATTACGACCCGATGATCGCCAAGCTTTGCACCTGGGCGCCGAGCCGTCTGCAGGCGGTGGAGGCCATGGGACAGGCGCTCGACGCTTTCGTCGTCGATGGCATCGAGCACAACGTTCCCTTTCTCTCGGCGCTCATGAAACATCCGCGCTGGCGCGAAGGGCGTCTCTCCACCGGCTTCATATCAGAGGAATATCCCGAGGGCTTTGCGCCGATGGCGCCGGACGCCTCCGAGGAGGCAGCCCTTGCTGCCATCGCGCTGTCGG
Proteins encoded:
- a CDS encoding acetyl/propionyl/methylcrotonyl-CoA carboxylase subunit alpha, giving the protein MFKKILIANRGEIACRVIKTARRMGIATVAVYSDADRDALHVEMADEAVHIGPAPAAESYLVAEKIIAACKETGAEAVHPGYGFLSERASFCEALEKQGIIFIGPKPKAIMAMGDKIESKKFANAAKVSTVPGYLGVIEDAAHAEKIAAEIGYPVMIKASAGGGGKGMRIAWTQAEVRDGFDRARSEAKSSFGDDRVFIEKYVVDPRHIEIQVLADAHGSVVYLGERECSIQRRNQKVVEEAPSPFLDEKTRAAMGEQSVALAKAVDYQSAGTVEFIVDRDRNFYFLEMNTRLQVEHPVTELVTGIDLVEQMIRVAAGEKLPFAQKDIKLNGWAVESRLYAEDPYRNFLPSIGRLTRYRPPAEGRTGDVIIRNDTGVFEGAEISMYYDPMIAKLCTWAPSRLQAVEAMGQALDAFVVDGIEHNVPFLSALMKHPRWREGRLSTGFISEEYPEGFAPMAPDASEEAALAAIALSASLVDAIRREGFADRLRHPSGPLREEWVVKLGGNYVPVKLVDGLVTIPFEMEMEVGGRMETVVTDWRPGDPVWRGRIASRQVTAQIRPVLNGLRIDWQGLSVRARVFTPRHAELDRLMPVKLPPDTSKLLLCPMPGLVVSIAVSEGQEVKAGETLAVVEAMKMENVLRAERDLVVGRIKAAPGESLAVDAVIMEFA